From Aureibacillus halotolerans, the proteins below share one genomic window:
- a CDS encoding MarR family winged helix-turn-helix transcriptional regulator, translating to MTACFVRLQIFMQLQSVNKEIYSTFETCFGASTSRIEILHYLLQHDEVTQTSLQREVNIDPAAVTRHLKQLEASGTIYRYKKPDDQRATWVKLDEDERRHIEQSYKEKSQFIEETLAGFSEKELEHFLSMLNKISQNVSQVTKKNLGGTPE from the coding sequence ATGACCGCTTGTTTCGTCCGGTTACAAATTTTTATGCAGTTGCAGTCCGTCAATAAGGAGATCTACTCAACGTTCGAAACGTGCTTCGGAGCGAGTACCTCCCGGATTGAGATTCTGCACTATCTTCTTCAACATGACGAGGTGACGCAAACCTCCTTGCAACGAGAAGTAAATATAGACCCTGCAGCAGTTACGAGACATCTGAAGCAATTGGAAGCTTCCGGGACAATTTATCGGTACAAAAAGCCCGATGATCAACGAGCGACATGGGTGAAGCTAGATGAAGATGAGCGACGTCATATCGAACAATCCTACAAGGAAAAAAGTCAATTTATAGAAGAGACATTAGCTGGATTCTCTGAAAAAGAGTTGGAACACTTCCTATCCATGTTGAACAAAATCAGTCAAAACGTATCGCAAGTCACTAAGAAAAACCTAGGAGGAACACCAGAGTGA
- a CDS encoding TetR/AcrR family transcriptional regulator, whose translation MTTLDQRQQLIECATSQIAHHGYFQTTVSDIIEAAEVTEETFYAFFETKEDVVMSILSKGEEALLDVVKLGYRKNNDNVSGMVDSSIALFTNYFSFAKENRDLMMLMIRIRNGGDSAVAAFANRVNEDIEHAFFHNIQRAKDLGMLVDKRSTAVQAALLTSLVNGMMQRWLFANDPIDSISMLSPEDMAREIVQFEFFGFIGWHDEYRQCHENSKGRIE comes from the coding sequence GTGACCACACTAGATCAACGTCAGCAATTGATTGAATGCGCCACATCACAGATCGCACATCATGGCTATTTTCAAACTACGGTGTCTGACATTATTGAAGCTGCAGAAGTTACAGAAGAGACCTTCTATGCGTTTTTTGAAACAAAAGAAGACGTTGTGATGAGCATTTTATCAAAGGGAGAAGAGGCGTTGTTAGACGTTGTTAAATTGGGGTATCGCAAAAACAATGATAACGTCAGCGGCATGGTGGATTCATCGATTGCGTTGTTTACGAATTATTTTTCTTTTGCTAAGGAAAATCGTGATCTGATGATGCTGATGATTCGCATTCGTAATGGTGGAGACTCAGCTGTTGCAGCGTTTGCCAACCGAGTGAATGAGGACATCGAACATGCGTTTTTTCACAACATACAGCGTGCAAAAGACTTGGGTATGCTTGTTGACAAGCGATCGACCGCTGTTCAGGCGGCTTTGCTCACAAGCCTTGTCAATGGAATGATGCAAAGGTGGCTCTTTGCGAATGATCCTATCGATTCCATCTCTATGCTCTCTCCTGAAGACATGGCTCGGGAAATTGTCCAGTTTGAATTTTTTGGTTTCATTGGATGGCATGATGAGTATCGCCAATGTCATGAGAACAGCAAGGGGAGAATTGAATAA
- a CDS encoding response regulator transcription factor, protein MINIMIVEDDKLVRKGLISLMPWADYGMKVTCEANNGEKALSLLETTTIDLVITDISMPVMTGLELMEAMQERFSHIPVVLLTLHQTFDYVQKALRLGAIDYISKVELDHDNFDDILIRIQQKLQDVRKTTTKDQQKEYFDTDEAYVWLTRKEEGELSDTAIHQVGHSPLIVREDVYMWILEKGQQDQLRQRLSELHETHPTASLCHLTGIQGKSLQEVRQALMAYSSHAFYYDFSPSRCFSDLSFDQLLASSVKDDGQEESIRSALISLQWIQDAELLDKVLHDWKTQSFPPSRVDQQVYYMVSEWNRVYSPVVEQTIHYPGSFAYWHDVKQWFYRTQNVWRTALAKPTLSEEVKACIYRAVFIVNDELSSPIHAEYVSKKVNMSRSYFSQCFKEAVGMTFNDYVRFVRIEKAKEYLANTDKPVLWVAEHTGYSDHKYFSRLFRQQVGVLPSVFRQQQREGEKNDN, encoded by the coding sequence ATGATCAACATCATGATCGTTGAGGACGACAAACTTGTGAGAAAAGGATTAATCTCCCTCATGCCATGGGCGGACTACGGCATGAAAGTCACTTGCGAAGCGAATAACGGAGAAAAGGCGTTAAGCCTGTTGGAGACGACGACGATTGATCTGGTCATTACCGATATTTCTATGCCAGTCATGACAGGGCTGGAGCTCATGGAGGCCATGCAGGAGAGATTCTCACATATTCCTGTTGTCCTGCTCACCTTGCATCAAACCTTTGACTACGTTCAAAAAGCACTTCGTCTCGGGGCGATCGATTACATTTCAAAGGTGGAGCTAGATCACGATAACTTTGATGATATTTTGATTCGAATCCAGCAAAAACTGCAGGATGTCCGTAAAACGACTACAAAGGATCAGCAGAAGGAATACTTCGATACCGATGAGGCTTATGTTTGGCTGACACGTAAAGAGGAAGGGGAGTTAAGTGATACAGCCATACACCAAGTCGGCCACTCCCCTCTGATTGTTCGTGAAGATGTGTATATGTGGATTTTGGAAAAAGGACAGCAAGACCAGCTCAGGCAGCGATTGTCTGAGCTCCATGAAACGCATCCCACTGCCTCTCTATGCCATTTGACAGGCATTCAGGGAAAATCGCTGCAGGAGGTGAGGCAAGCACTGATGGCTTACAGCTCTCATGCCTTTTATTACGACTTTTCCCCCTCGCGTTGCTTCAGTGACCTATCCTTTGATCAGCTATTGGCGTCTTCGGTCAAGGATGACGGGCAAGAAGAGTCAATTCGTTCCGCACTCATCTCTTTGCAATGGATTCAGGATGCCGAGCTTTTGGATAAAGTATTGCATGATTGGAAAACACAATCGTTTCCCCCATCACGGGTTGATCAACAAGTGTATTACATGGTGAGTGAATGGAATCGCGTGTACAGTCCTGTCGTTGAACAGACGATTCACTACCCTGGCTCTTTTGCGTATTGGCATGATGTCAAACAATGGTTTTATAGAACGCAGAATGTATGGCGCACGGCTTTAGCAAAGCCTACGCTGTCCGAAGAAGTGAAAGCGTGTATTTACCGAGCGGTGTTTATTGTGAACGACGAGCTTTCCTCGCCGATCCATGCGGAGTATGTTTCAAAAAAAGTGAATATGAGCCGAAGCTACTTTTCACAATGTTTTAAAGAGGCTGTAGGTATGACATTTAATGATTATGTCCGTTTCGTCCGAATTGAAAAAGCGAAGGAGTATTTGGCGAATACCGATAAGCCAGTGTTGTGGGTTGCGGAGCATACAGGCTACAGCGATCATAAATACTTCAGTCGCCTCTTCCGCCAGCAAGTAGGCGTCCTTCCAAGTGTGTTTCGACAACAACAACGCGAAGGGGAGAAAAATGACAACTGA
- a CDS encoding nitroreductase family protein has translation MNQTATYNKESFIQLLKDRRSIRRYDENVKISKEEMHEILTAATTAPSSVNLQPWRFVVIDSPEAKAKLAPLSKFNQQQVTTSSAVIAVFADMKNLDYLEEIYGKAVDLGMMPAEVRDYQVIAIRKVLSDISNQSNRETILIDSGLVSMQLMLTAKAFGYDTNPIGGYEKDQIAEAFDLDKDRYIPVMLISIGKAADAGYQSYRMPIEQVTEWK, from the coding sequence GTGAATCAAACCGCCACATACAATAAAGAAAGCTTTATACAACTCTTAAAGGATCGCCGTTCCATTCGTCGGTATGATGAGAATGTGAAAATTAGCAAAGAAGAGATGCACGAGATTCTTACTGCTGCAACAACCGCACCATCGTCCGTCAACCTGCAGCCTTGGCGTTTTGTTGTAATTGATAGCCCAGAAGCAAAAGCAAAGCTCGCACCTCTTTCTAAATTCAATCAACAACAAGTCACAACGTCTTCAGCAGTTATCGCCGTCTTTGCGGATATGAAGAACCTAGACTATCTTGAAGAAATCTACGGAAAAGCTGTAGACCTAGGAATGATGCCAGCAGAAGTAAGAGACTATCAGGTCATCGCCATTCGCAAAGTGCTTTCTGACATCTCAAACCAATCCAACCGAGAGACGATTTTGATCGACAGTGGTTTGGTTTCTATGCAACTGATGTTAACTGCAAAAGCGTTTGGCTATGATACAAATCCAATTGGCGGCTATGAGAAAGACCAAATTGCCGAAGCATTTGACCTCGACAAAGACCGATATATCCCTGTTATGCTGATATCTATCGGGAAAGCAGCAGATGCTGGCTACCAGTCTTACCGTATGCCAATTGAACAAGTCACTGAATGGAAATAA
- a CDS encoding ABC transporter permease, with the protein MYNKGFAKHYYLMLLPGLIWLFIFSIVPMFGIVIAFQNYNPVQGILGSEFVGLDTFEYMFSLNDTASIFMNTISIAVMKIIGNLVIPLIFALMLNELKHMIIKRSIQTIVYLPHFLSWVILGGIILDIFSFQGPINQILGFFGIDAILFFGRADLFPFLVVGSDIWKEFGFNTIIYLAALTGINPALYEAASIDGASRSRMLWHVTLPGIRTTVVLLSVLGLGNVLNAGFDQIFNLYNPLVYSTGDIIDTWVYRAGLLNMQYELATAVGLLKSVAGFILISVSYFLAYRLTNYRIF; encoded by the coding sequence ATGTACAATAAGGGCTTTGCCAAACATTACTATCTTATGCTTTTACCAGGTCTTATTTGGCTTTTTATTTTTAGTATCGTCCCTATGTTTGGTATTGTCATTGCCTTTCAGAACTACAATCCGGTTCAGGGCATTCTTGGCTCGGAGTTCGTAGGTCTTGACACCTTTGAATATATGTTCTCATTAAACGATACGGCAAGCATTTTTATGAACACGATTTCGATTGCTGTTATGAAAATTATCGGAAACCTAGTCATTCCGTTAATTTTTGCTTTGATGCTCAATGAACTGAAACATATGATTATCAAGCGCTCCATTCAAACCATCGTTTATTTACCTCATTTTTTGTCATGGGTTATTCTTGGCGGTATTATTCTTGATATTTTCTCCTTTCAGGGGCCAATTAACCAAATACTAGGCTTCTTCGGCATAGATGCTATCCTCTTTTTTGGCCGAGCGGACCTATTTCCGTTCTTGGTTGTAGGCAGTGACATTTGGAAAGAGTTCGGCTTCAATACCATTATCTATTTAGCCGCCCTTACAGGCATTAACCCAGCGTTATATGAAGCTGCGTCTATTGACGGAGCATCTAGGTCTCGCATGCTTTGGCATGTGACCCTTCCCGGCATTCGGACGACCGTTGTGCTTTTATCCGTACTCGGGCTTGGGAATGTCTTAAATGCCGGTTTCGACCAAATTTTCAACCTCTATAACCCGCTTGTCTATTCTACAGGAGACATTATTGATACATGGGTGTACCGTGCAGGTCTCTTGAATATGCAATACGAGCTTGCGACAGCTGTAGGGCTCTTGAAGTCCGTTGCAGGATTTATTTTGATCAGCGTGTCTTATTTCTTAGCTTATCGTTTAACAAACTATCGGATTTTCTAA
- a CDS encoding sensor histidine kinase: MLKRLHLLWFPDSFTLKNRIVVVFALCTLLPLICTVVFAYHTMSTMLTSKLNTSLRDNLRQVELSIENILVNLNHVSQQLAAPGSVGMKLDAFLKAKDPYERASLYSEFKNEFNVLTFSNPSIGMTMYFLENEGRYLLNNYGVKPDSSMEDLPILADRYKIRNHGPHISLQRHNHQYVLSTLRQVDIRNRDTIYVYIESAFNLTEDILQRNERTQRSSYLLMNAEGEVTYSDLPERFPVQSMFSEQGNEGMTGAYYWFKEQSDQGWSIVSLIPQVQYDEEKNEWIVQMAYLTIFFVVLSLIASWLLWLMVYRPMNTVHEEIDSLTNNDFASKVIFTKIPEFDALLAQFQHMKAQIRSLFQQVEQKEKRRADLEVEKLMYQINPHFLMNTLDTARWMAVMNGQKDIDHILTSLNRLLSYNLGKLGELSNVAEEIESMKQYLSLQQHRYDFTFDVQIEASDDLMQTTVSRFILQPLVENCLYHGLEDDGHISVCVFSEHDQLVIVVSDDGKGMSQEKIDQLLTDDTALQKNGMGIGMSYVKRVLERQYEGASSLRIKSTLGKGTSIYVTIPTEVHGNDQHHDR; this comes from the coding sequence ATGCTAAAACGGTTGCATCTTTTATGGTTTCCAGATTCGTTTACATTAAAGAACCGAATTGTGGTCGTGTTTGCGTTGTGTACGCTGCTACCGCTTATTTGTACGGTGGTATTTGCTTACCATACGATGTCAACGATGCTGACGAGTAAACTAAATACCTCCTTGCGAGATAATTTGAGACAGGTGGAGCTTTCGATTGAAAATATTCTTGTCAATTTGAACCATGTATCGCAACAGCTTGCAGCTCCAGGAAGTGTTGGTATGAAGCTAGACGCTTTTTTAAAGGCGAAAGACCCATATGAAAGAGCTTCTTTGTACAGTGAGTTTAAGAATGAGTTTAATGTGCTGACCTTTAGCAATCCAAGCATTGGGATGACAATGTATTTTCTTGAAAATGAAGGTCGGTATTTATTAAACAATTATGGGGTGAAGCCAGATAGTTCTATGGAAGATCTCCCTATTCTTGCTGATCGCTACAAGATTAGAAACCATGGTCCGCATATCAGCTTGCAACGACACAATCACCAGTATGTACTTTCGACGCTGAGACAGGTTGATATTCGAAATCGCGATACGATTTATGTGTATATCGAATCTGCATTTAACCTTACGGAGGACATTCTTCAGCGAAATGAACGAACGCAACGTTCTTCCTATTTGCTGATGAATGCTGAGGGAGAGGTGACGTATAGCGATTTGCCTGAGAGATTCCCCGTTCAATCTATGTTCTCAGAACAGGGCAATGAGGGAATGACAGGGGCATATTATTGGTTTAAGGAGCAATCTGACCAAGGGTGGAGTATCGTTTCGTTAATTCCACAAGTGCAATATGATGAAGAAAAAAATGAATGGATTGTGCAGATGGCGTATTTAACCATCTTTTTTGTTGTCTTGAGCTTGATCGCTTCCTGGCTTCTATGGCTCATGGTGTATCGTCCGATGAACACCGTCCACGAAGAGATTGACTCGTTAACCAACAATGATTTTGCATCAAAGGTAATTTTTACGAAAATTCCTGAATTTGATGCGTTACTCGCCCAGTTTCAGCATATGAAAGCACAAATTCGATCGCTGTTTCAACAAGTAGAGCAGAAGGAAAAGCGACGCGCAGATCTTGAAGTGGAGAAGCTCATGTACCAGATCAATCCCCACTTTCTAATGAATACGCTTGATACGGCACGATGGATGGCGGTCATGAACGGGCAAAAGGACATTGACCATATTTTAACGTCCTTGAATCGCTTGTTAAGCTACAATCTAGGCAAGCTAGGGGAGCTCTCTAATGTTGCAGAGGAAATCGAGTCGATGAAGCAATATTTGTCACTGCAACAGCATCGCTATGATTTTACGTTTGACGTACAGATCGAGGCAAGTGACGATTTAATGCAAACAACAGTATCACGCTTTATTCTCCAGCCTCTAGTGGAAAACTGCTTGTATCATGGGTTGGAGGATGACGGTCACATTTCTGTCTGCGTGTTTTCAGAGCACGATCAGCTTGTCATTGTTGTGTCTGACGATGGAAAAGGCATGTCTCAAGAAAAGATAGACCAGCTGTTGACTGATGATACCGCGCTGCAAAAAAATGGGATGGGCATCGGGATGAGCTACGTTAAACGCGTGCTGGAGCGGCAATATGAAGGAGCCTCTTCCTTGCGCATCAAGAGTACGCTTGGGAAAGGCACTAGCATTTATGTAACCATACCTACGGAGGTGCATGGGAATGATCAACATCATGATCGTTGA
- a CDS encoding carbohydrate ABC transporter permease, whose translation MVRNRSVASRVFDVVLLVVLIAISITCILPIWYTLALSFSSKSAAAAGMVGLWPVGFNLNSYVQLLNEGQFFQSFWISIQRVILGAGLNLLIVPLMAYPLSKTIKDFKLRNIIMWSVIFTMLFNGGLIPLYLTIKNLDLMNSIWALVLVGGAQTLVFNIILTMNFFRNLPPVLEEAALVDGAGPWYILLKLYIPLSVPVLATVSLFSIVYHWNEFLYGLIFMTREEFYPLQTYIQQLTISVDPSSMTEDQYKRMSELSNRTLDAAKLFIAMLPVLIVYPFLQRFFIHGITLGSVKE comes from the coding sequence ATGGTCAGAAATCGGTCCGTTGCATCTAGAGTCTTTGATGTCGTGCTACTTGTTGTGCTTATCGCGATTTCCATCACATGTATTTTGCCCATTTGGTATACACTTGCGCTGTCCTTTAGTTCAAAATCGGCAGCTGCTGCAGGTATGGTGGGTCTGTGGCCTGTCGGCTTCAACTTGAATTCCTATGTACAGCTTCTAAATGAAGGGCAGTTTTTTCAATCCTTTTGGATCTCAATCCAACGTGTTATTCTGGGGGCTGGTCTCAATCTCCTGATTGTACCGTTGATGGCTTATCCATTATCTAAAACAATCAAAGACTTCAAGCTGCGTAATATCATTATGTGGTCAGTCATTTTTACAATGCTGTTTAATGGTGGCTTAATTCCACTTTATTTAACGATTAAGAACCTTGATCTGATGAACAGCATTTGGGCGCTGGTGCTCGTCGGAGGTGCACAAACGCTTGTCTTTAATATTATCTTGACGATGAACTTCTTCAGGAACCTTCCTCCCGTACTGGAGGAAGCCGCTTTGGTGGATGGTGCTGGTCCGTGGTACATCCTGTTAAAGCTCTACATTCCGCTATCTGTCCCTGTACTTGCCACGGTGTCATTGTTCAGTATTGTCTACCATTGGAATGAGTTTTTGTACGGACTGATCTTTATGACTCGTGAAGAGTTCTATCCGCTGCAAACATACATTCAACAGCTCACCATTTCGGTTGATCCATCATCAATGACAGAGGATCAATACAAGCGAATGAGTGAACTCTCAAACCGAACATTAGATGCGGCAAAGCTGTTTATTGCTATGCTGCCAGTCCTTATTGTTTACCCATTTTTACAACGATTCTTTATCCATGGCATTACGCTTGGGTCGGTAAAAGAATAG
- a CDS encoding putative quinol monooxygenase, whose product MIIIHATMQVKPEKKDIFLQEMNAVIEGSRTEAGNNSYELFQDPSDANRFLMVENWKDMAAVEAHNTSSHFQTFSASAKELLSAPLKVDVYQGEKLN is encoded by the coding sequence ATGATTATTATTCATGCAACGATGCAAGTCAAACCCGAGAAAAAAGACATCTTCTTACAAGAAATGAACGCAGTCATTGAAGGCAGTCGTACGGAGGCTGGGAACAACAGTTATGAATTGTTCCAGGACCCAAGCGATGCGAATCGTTTTCTGATGGTGGAAAATTGGAAGGACATGGCCGCAGTAGAAGCACACAATACAAGTTCTCATTTTCAAACATTTAGTGCTAGTGCCAAGGAGTTGTTGAGTGCGCCATTAAAAGTTGACGTTTATCAAGGGGAAAAGTTAAATTAA
- a CDS encoding HAD-IIB family hydrolase, which translates to MRFVFDLDGTICFRGQPVTEPILRQFDALVARGHEVIFASARPIREMLPVLHDRFHSVSLIGANGGLVSKKGIISAVQPFTHDELLLIYELIEHHKATYLIDGDWNYACTGTNHPILENMDSRQVAKCVPITELGDIIKVLILSAEHTGNLLDKLHQLNFVPHTYQEDGGIDISPRGIHKWRALQTLHVEENNFIVFGNDANDESMFQKSRHSVMIGEHPKLAPLATERIETGESCERRIIEKLEELSRQYDNVI; encoded by the coding sequence ATGCGCTTCGTGTTTGATTTAGACGGAACAATCTGTTTCCGAGGACAACCGGTGACAGAGCCGATTCTTCGCCAGTTTGATGCGCTGGTCGCACGTGGTCACGAAGTGATTTTTGCGTCTGCTCGACCAATCCGAGAAATGCTTCCAGTACTGCATGATCGCTTTCATTCGGTCTCGCTTATTGGGGCAAATGGAGGTCTAGTGTCAAAAAAAGGGATCATTTCAGCGGTCCAGCCATTTACCCATGATGAGCTTCTCCTCATTTATGAATTGATAGAACATCATAAAGCGACCTATTTGATTGATGGAGATTGGAACTATGCCTGTACGGGGACAAACCATCCCATTTTGGAGAACATGGATTCACGTCAGGTTGCCAAATGCGTGCCAATCACAGAGCTTGGTGACATTATAAAAGTCCTCATTCTCTCTGCGGAACATACGGGGAATCTTTTAGACAAGCTTCACCAATTGAATTTTGTGCCCCATACGTATCAAGAGGATGGCGGTATCGATATTAGCCCGCGCGGAATACATAAGTGGAGGGCTCTGCAAACGCTTCACGTGGAGGAGAACAACTTTATTGTTTTTGGCAATGATGCAAATGATGAATCAATGTTCCAAAAGAGTCGACATTCCGTCATGATTGGCGAGCACCCGAAGCTAGCTCCATTGGCGACTGAGCGTATTGAAACGGGGGAATCGTGTGAACGACGGATTATTGAAAAGCTTGAGGAGTTGTCTCGTCAGTACGACAATGTAATTTAA
- a CDS encoding LacI family DNA-binding transcriptional regulator translates to MATIKQIAEKAGVSLATVSRVLNKDPKLSVTKETRIKIIQAANDLGYRQKVIQPFIEPIAFLYWVTEREELEDVYFKSIRKQVERQADDSGVDLRVYTMADGIDAIDLNCRGFIAVGRFTSKELDQLGSAFSNGVWIDAVSDSDQFDVVRTDLEWMTRQAVNFYISEGHTDIGFIGGVDVDSTTGMQKQDIREKTFRSYTQDKGVFSDQAIFVGPHFSVNVGYQLMTEAIQSLGEKLPTAFLVAADPIAVGCLQALNEHGYAIPGRVNVMSINNISVAKYVSPPLTTFHIDVQEVCKTAIGLLFERIVDGRSIVKIVNLHAQLVFRKSTTQGAESTNDVE, encoded by the coding sequence GTGGCAACAATCAAACAAATTGCCGAAAAGGCAGGAGTGTCTTTGGCCACGGTGTCGCGCGTTCTGAACAAGGACCCGAAGCTGTCAGTGACAAAAGAAACGCGAATAAAAATCATCCAAGCCGCCAACGATCTAGGCTACAGGCAAAAAGTAATTCAGCCGTTTATTGAACCCATTGCCTTTTTATATTGGGTTACAGAGCGAGAAGAGCTGGAGGACGTATACTTCAAATCAATTCGGAAGCAGGTGGAACGTCAGGCGGACGATTCCGGGGTCGATCTGCGAGTGTACACGATGGCAGATGGCATTGATGCTATAGATCTTAATTGTCGGGGATTTATTGCCGTGGGACGGTTTACATCTAAAGAGCTCGATCAATTGGGTTCAGCGTTTTCGAACGGGGTTTGGATAGATGCGGTTTCCGATTCGGATCAATTTGATGTCGTCCGAACTGATCTGGAATGGATGACGCGCCAAGCGGTGAATTTTTACATAAGTGAAGGGCATACTGACATCGGCTTTATTGGCGGGGTAGATGTCGATTCGACCACAGGGATGCAAAAGCAGGATATTCGCGAAAAAACGTTTCGTTCATATACACAAGATAAAGGAGTCTTTTCGGATCAGGCGATTTTCGTAGGTCCGCATTTCTCAGTAAACGTTGGATACCAGTTGATGACAGAAGCGATTCAATCCCTTGGTGAGAAGCTTCCAACTGCATTTTTGGTGGCGGCTGACCCAATCGCTGTGGGATGTTTGCAAGCATTAAATGAACATGGGTACGCGATTCCCGGTCGCGTCAATGTGATGAGCATTAACAACATCAGCGTTGCCAAGTATGTTTCCCCACCACTTACCACATTTCATATCGATGTCCAAGAGGTATGCAAAACGGCAATTGGGTTGTTGTTTGAAAGGATTGTAGATGGGCGGTCCATCGTGAAAATCGTCAATCTCCATGCGCAGCTTGTGTTTCGTAAAAGTACTACACAAGGAGCAGAGTCAACAAACGATGTTGAGTAA
- a CDS encoding extracellular solute-binding protein yields the protein MHKEMKAFFVSVMLLLLVLTGCAGNDSAAPDSSGSDSSGSESNEPADPFGAYEEPITIKIGQELDPSDTSLPAEDSPLDNQFTRSVKENLNIDVEHYFTASPANYDQKVSLAIASNDLPDAMIVGPVELRQMYEAGQLEDLTQVYENYASPAIKRIIEGTNGIALESATFDGKIMAIPNVQLQADGVHLLWIRQDWLDKVGLEAPKTVDELKAVAKAFVEEDPDGNGQADTIGLAGPDTSNKLYATFLESTNNLYGFDGIFSAFGAYPGFWVEGEGGDPVYGSTLPETKEALSALRDMYAEGLIDREMAVREDSDQSVISGQTGMFFAPWWMGYGPLADAITQNPDANWQAYALPLNADGEYTPHLSTPTSNYVVVKKGYEHPEAAMKILNNLLDNESTFSPDKGGPGYYPLRLVFAPSDETEFTVKALREVMAGTKTPEDFKDMPEYKLLVSDVETVKTVKKEPYDDLNIEHWDPQADMGVWTRMYSLLVGGSPLVDTEINGVYSELYSQTKTMEQRWVNLKKLEDETFLKIIMGTEPLDSFDTFVEDWKSQGGEQITGEVADITSE from the coding sequence ATGCATAAAGAAATGAAAGCGTTTTTTGTAAGCGTTATGCTATTGCTTTTGGTGCTAACAGGTTGTGCGGGGAATGATTCTGCTGCACCAGATAGCTCAGGCTCTGATTCTTCCGGCTCTGAATCAAATGAACCGGCAGATCCATTTGGAGCGTACGAAGAACCGATTACAATAAAAATTGGTCAGGAACTTGATCCAAGTGATACAAGTCTTCCAGCTGAAGACTCTCCATTAGATAATCAGTTCACACGAAGCGTTAAGGAAAACCTGAACATCGATGTGGAGCATTATTTCACTGCATCTCCTGCAAATTACGATCAAAAGGTAAGCCTGGCGATTGCGAGTAACGATTTACCGGACGCCATGATCGTTGGCCCTGTTGAATTGAGACAAATGTATGAAGCAGGTCAGCTTGAGGATTTAACGCAAGTGTATGAAAATTATGCGTCTCCTGCCATTAAACGAATTATCGAAGGCACGAACGGCATTGCATTAGAAAGTGCGACGTTTGATGGCAAAATCATGGCCATTCCGAATGTGCAATTGCAAGCAGATGGTGTGCATTTGCTTTGGATTCGCCAAGATTGGTTAGACAAAGTTGGCCTTGAGGCGCCTAAAACCGTAGATGAATTGAAAGCGGTCGCCAAAGCGTTTGTAGAAGAAGATCCAGATGGTAACGGCCAAGCGGATACGATTGGTCTTGCTGGACCAGATACAAGCAACAAGCTGTATGCAACCTTCCTTGAATCAACCAATAATCTCTACGGGTTTGATGGCATTTTCTCTGCTTTTGGTGCATACCCAGGGTTTTGGGTAGAAGGAGAAGGTGGAGACCCTGTCTATGGCTCTACTCTTCCTGAAACGAAGGAAGCACTTTCGGCATTACGCGATATGTACGCCGAAGGATTGATTGATCGCGAAATGGCAGTACGTGAGGATTCAGATCAATCGGTAATTAGCGGACAGACGGGCATGTTCTTTGCTCCGTGGTGGATGGGGTATGGTCCATTAGCTGATGCGATTACACAAAACCCAGATGCGAACTGGCAGGCTTATGCGTTGCCACTTAATGCAGACGGAGAATATACACCACATTTAAGCACGCCAACAAGCAATTATGTTGTCGTGAAAAAGGGTTATGAGCATCCTGAAGCGGCAATGAAAATACTAAACAATCTTTTAGACAATGAATCGACCTTTAGTCCTGATAAGGGCGGTCCAGGATACTATCCATTACGTCTCGTATTTGCACCATCTGATGAAACCGAATTCACTGTTAAAGCCCTTCGTGAAGTGATGGCCGGCACAAAGACACCAGAGGACTTTAAAGATATGCCGGAATACAAGCTCCTTGTCTCGGATGTGGAAACGGTCAAAACCGTGAAAAAAGAGCCTTATGATGATCTCAATATTGAACATTGGGACCCACAGGCAGATATGGGCGTATGGACGCGTATGTATTCCTTGCTTGTTGGGGGAAGCCCGCTTGTCGACACAGAAATCAACGGTGTTTACAGTGAGCTTTATTCACAAACGAAAACAATGGAACAACGTTGGGTGAACTTGAAAAAGCTTGAAGATGAAACATTCCTAAAGATTATTATGGGCACTGAGCCGTTAGACAGCTTTGATACCTTTGTAGAAGATTGGAAATCTCAAGGTGGCGAGCAAATTACAGGCGAAGTAGCAGACATCACTTCTGAATAA